The genomic region TGGATATAAAAGTGTAAAGATTTTTAGTGGATATAGGCAAGTCAGTTAAATGAATAATAGCAATCAAACCCCATATAATTATTGAGGCCAGAATAAAATGGATACCCTTCTTTTGCTCTATGGCGCAGTTATTCCTTAGATCATTAAAGTCCATACGCTCCAATCTCCTTTTTAATTTCTTTTAGTTAAATAAATTTCAAATCTGTAAATCAACACTGATGATGAATTTAATTTTTGCAGGTTGAAATCCTTCTCATAAATATATTATAATATTTTAAAAATAATAGCAATTGTAAATTAACTTATTAGATTTTATCGGGATTTTTTTATTAAAATACAAGCCCGTAAACTAGAAGCCACATTTATGCTAAACACATAAATGTGGCTTCTAGTTTAATTATATATTTGAGTAAAAGCTCCCACTATTAAGGCAAAGGGTACGCTAAGTGTTAACAAGCTATAACTTCTTTTATTAAAAACTCTTTGCCGCTAAGAAGTTCTACTTTTTCACTTTCACACTGCGGGCACCTTTTTTGTTGTTCAGAGAAACTAAATATATTTTCACAGCTTTTACACAATACATTTGCTGGTATTACTTCAATTTTTAGTTTTGTCTCTTCTAAGGATGTTCCATCGACTGCTGCAGGGTAACAAGCCTCTACATATCTTGGGATCATCGAAGATAGCTCGCCTATTTGAAGGACTAAGGTATCTACTTTTTTTAGATTATTTTTTTTTGCAAAGTCTTCCACAGTTTCCACAACTTTTATTACTACTCCTAACTCATGCAAAGGTTTCACCTCTATTCCTTAATTAAAAAAGTGAAGGGGCTTACGCTACATTTGTTGGCCCTTGATATTGGCTTGTGCCGGTCCAAACTTCTCCTTTTGCTGGGTTGCGGCGAAGCTTTACAATCCTATATATTTGCCAAGCAGCAAGAATTACATGTAAGCCAAAAGATGTTAAAGCTAAGATCCAGTTAGCTGTAGGATTATAGCTAACACTCACATTGAAGGTGCTGCCTACAGCAAAAAATGCTGGGAATGTCATTATCCATAACATCCAAAAAGATAAGGTATGGGCACGGTTTTGCATCCAAGTTCCCTTAGCCCAAAACAGTGCAGGAATTATTGGTGCTATATTTAACGCCACCCCTGAATAAAAAGCGTTACCTGGGGCACATGAGTATACGTAGGATATATTCCATACAGCATAAGCGATAATATAAAACATACTTTGATCAGGCCAGACCATATCCCTACGCTTGTCGGTGGTACCATATATACCAACCCAACCACAAATAAGTAACATACTTAATATACCGGCTGCAGCGTTGAAGTAATTCCAACCACCAGAAATATAATACATGCCGTCTATCATACCTTCAAAACCTCTGATACCAACTTGCAGCTCTCTAATTGCAGCTTCGATAATATTTATAGCTAAAATTGCTGGAACCAAAAATAGATACCACTTGTGCTTTTTATGATAGTCGGTATATCTTATTACCATATAAATCAAACTACCTGCTAAAGCGGAATAAACTTTAACCCAATGAAACCATGATAAAAGTTCACTATCTGACTGAAGCCAAACAAAAGTTAGCAAAACTGGCATTATCATAAAGATAGTGATGCTTCCCCACTTACTGGCACGAACTAATTCATTTAAACCAATGAGAGCTGCTAAAACTACAAACCACATTATTACGTTCTGCAAGGGTATTGCCTCAAAAAAGAACATAATGTAAACCTCCTTTTATTTTATATACTTAATTTAGGTAGTTGCAGACCGGCGCCTTTAAGCATACTTGCTTCGCCGGCCCACATTTTAACTTACTCTCTTTTAAACATGCCTCCAAAGAAGTTTTTCATTTCTTTGCCCTTAATTCTAACTTTTCGTTTTATAGCGTATTTCATAACTTTAGGCTTAACATTCTCAAACTCAACAGTATTTTCATCATATTTTCTTACTAATGAAATAGCGTCAAACTTACATTTAGTTACACAGGATCCACATCCTACACACATAAACTCATCTACATGTGTTGCACCACAATCTAGACAACGCTCTGTTTCTTTTATCACTTGCTCCTCTGTGAAGGTACTGCGTAAGTCTTTAAAGGTTTCTTTAGCTTTATCGCCATCGACATGTAATCCTCTTTGTCTAGGTAAGCGGTCATAACCAGCAAGGTCAAGGTTTTCTTTGTCTAATGCTTTATATCCTTTATTTACACGCCCTAGCGTTAAGCTTTGACCAGGATGGACATAGCGATGAATTGAAATAGCACCTTCTTTTCCTTGCGCTATGGCGTCTATGGCAAACTTAGGACCTGTTAGAGAGTCGCCACCAGCAAAAACATCTGGCTCGTCAGTTTGATAAGTAGTGCCGTCAGCTTTTATTGTGTTGTTAGGGTTTAGCTTTATTTTGCTGTCTTCGATTAAGCCGCCCCAATCCATCTGTTGCCCCACTGATATCAAGACATTATCTGTCTTAACA from Proteinivorax hydrogeniformans harbors:
- a CDS encoding hydrogenase maturation nickel metallochaperone HypA; translated protein: MHELGVVIKVVETVEDFAKKNNLKKVDTLVLQIGELSSMIPRYVEACYPAAVDGTSLEETKLKIEVIPANVLCKSCENIFSFSEQQKRCPQCESEKVELLSGKEFLIKEVIAC
- a CDS encoding DUF5692 family protein, translated to MFFFEAIPLQNVIMWFVVLAALIGLNELVRASKWGSITIFMIMPVLLTFVWLQSDSELLSWFHWVKVYSALAGSLIYMVIRYTDYHKKHKWYLFLVPAILAINIIEAAIRELQVGIRGFEGMIDGMYYISGGWNYFNAAAGILSMLLICGWVGIYGTTDKRRDMVWPDQSMFYIIAYAVWNISYVYSCAPGNAFYSGVALNIAPIIPALFWAKGTWMQNRAHTLSFWMLWIMTFPAFFAVGSTFNVSVSYNPTANWILALTSFGLHVILAAWQIYRIVKLRRNPAKGEVWTGTSQYQGPTNVA